In Apium graveolens cultivar Ventura chromosome 10, ASM990537v1, whole genome shotgun sequence, the following are encoded in one genomic region:
- the LOC141690614 gene encoding uncharacterized protein LOC141690614: MDNGKQFDNAELREYYDNNNIELCFTSIAHPQENGHAEVTNRIILDGLKKRVERSRNTWVDELLPILWAYRTTYKVTTEATPFILAYGAKAVVPLEITHGSPRIEAYEPETNEEGMRLTLDLIDEVRDEANARNAEHQRRASLYYNRRVKERLFQQEDLVMRKIEALGVGERGKLALNWEGPYKVRKTLGRGSYNLETLHGDEVPHTWHASNQKVYYV, translated from the coding sequence ATGGataatgggaaacaatttgataatGCAGAGCTCAGAGAGTACTACGACAATAACAACATAGAACTTTGCTTCACCTCCATCGCACATCCTCAGGAAAACGGGCATGCGGAAGTTACTAAcagaatcatccttgatggacttaagaagaGGGTTGAACGCTCGAGAAACACTTGGGTGGATGAGCTACTACCTATACTATGGGCATATCGAACCACCTATAAAGTGACAACTGAAGCGACCCCATTCATACTGGCTTATGGAGCCAAGGCAGTGGTGCCCCTTGAAATCACTCATGGATCCCCTAGGATCGAAGCTTACGAGCCAGAGACAAACGAAGAAGGCATGAGGCTTACTCTCGATCTTATTGACGAGGTCAGGGATGAGGCCAATGCCCGTAACgcagagcatcaacgaagagcctccctctattataATAGACGGGTTAAAGAAAGGTTATTTCAACAGGAAGATTTGGTTATGAGGAAGATTGAGGCATTAGGAGTAGGGGAGAGAGGAAAACTAGCCCTAAACTGGGAAGGACCTTATAAGGTCAGGAAGACACTGGGACGAGGATCCTACAACTTAGAGACCCTGCATGGTGATGAAGTGCCTCACACTTGGCATGCTTCAAACCagaaggtttattatgtttag